In Aureibaculum algae, the following are encoded in one genomic region:
- a CDS encoding mannose-1-phosphate guanylyltransferase, with protein MQQNYYAVIMAGGVGSRFWPVSTTQFPKQFHDMLGKGDSLLQRTFKRLSTLIPKENILIATNAIYKELVLEQLPECTEKQLLLEPAMRNTAPCILYAALKIQQKDPNAVMVVAPSDHWIDDEQEFINNIQTAFDACEKNDILMTLGIQPNSPNTGYGYIKFENDDSEIKKVINFTEKPDLETATKFLESGDYVWNAGIFIWSVKSIVKAFENYLPEMNALFCEGNKAYNTNLEDDFINNNYQKAENISIDYGIMQKAENIYTLPVEFGWNDLGTWSSLHEKLEKDEENNAVVNAKTIFNDSSGNMVSTTKYKHVVIQGLEDFIVVEKEDVLLICPKKNEQDIKQIVSQVKEKFGKDLV; from the coding sequence ATGCAACAAAACTATTACGCAGTAATTATGGCAGGTGGTGTTGGCTCAAGGTTTTGGCCAGTGAGTACTACACAATTCCCAAAACAATTTCACGATATGTTAGGGAAAGGAGATTCTTTACTGCAACGTACTTTTAAGAGACTGTCAACTTTAATTCCGAAAGAAAATATTTTAATAGCTACAAACGCTATTTATAAAGAGCTTGTTTTAGAACAATTACCCGAATGCACGGAGAAACAATTATTGTTAGAACCTGCAATGCGTAATACGGCTCCTTGTATTTTATATGCGGCATTAAAAATTCAACAAAAAGATCCTAATGCGGTTATGGTTGTAGCTCCATCTGATCATTGGATAGATGATGAGCAAGAATTTATAAATAATATTCAAACAGCTTTTGATGCTTGTGAGAAAAATGATATTTTAATGACCTTGGGTATACAGCCTAATAGTCCTAATACGGGATATGGTTATATAAAATTTGAAAATGATGACTCCGAAATAAAAAAAGTAATTAATTTTACAGAGAAGCCTGATTTAGAAACAGCTACAAAATTTTTAGAAAGTGGAGATTATGTTTGGAATGCGGGTATTTTTATTTGGAGTGTAAAAAGCATTGTTAAGGCTTTTGAGAATTATTTACCAGAAATGAATGCATTATTCTGTGAAGGGAATAAGGCCTACAATACCAATTTGGAAGATGATTTTATTAATAATAATTATCAAAAAGCAGAAAATATTTCCATTGATTATGGGATTATGCAAAAGGCAGAAAATATTTACACCTTGCCCGTTGAATTTGGATGGAATGATTTAGGAACTTGGAGTTCTTTACACGAAAAATTAGAAAAGGACGAAGAAAATAACGCCGTTGTAAATGCGAAAACTATTTTTAATGATTCTTCAGGAAATATGGTGAGTACTACAAAATACAAACATGTTGTTATTCAAGGTTTAGAAGATTTTATAGTAGTTGAAAAAGAAGATGTATTGTTAATTTGTCCTAAAAAGAATGAACAGGATATTAAACAAATAGTTTCTCAGGTTAAAGAAAAATTTGGTAAAGATTTAGTTTAA
- a CDS encoding SprT-like domain-containing protein — translation MKERQILEKYIPLASIDLVIDLLNKYPCKLKIVNNRKTKHGDFRKLNTGQFQITINNDLNHYRFLLTLIHEIAHLVTHQKHKRVKPHGIEWKMNFQHLMLPYVTPEIYPTEILPYLARYLQNPKASTDADAKLSLALKKYDEANELNYIFELAPKNKFIHNNRIFEMIEKRRTRYECVEVRTKKRYLFHQNAEVEVIK, via the coding sequence ATGAAAGAAAGACAAATTTTAGAAAAATATATTCCTTTGGCATCTATTGATTTAGTAATTGATTTACTGAATAAATATCCGTGTAAACTGAAAATTGTAAATAATAGAAAGACAAAACATGGTGATTTTAGAAAATTAAATACAGGTCAATTTCAAATTACAATTAATAACGATTTGAATCATTATCGCTTTTTGTTGACTTTAATACACGAAATAGCTCATTTAGTAACGCATCAAAAACACAAACGAGTAAAACCACATGGTATTGAATGGAAAATGAACTTTCAGCATTTGATGTTACCATATGTTACACCTGAAATTTATCCAACTGAAATATTACCTTATTTAGCACGTTATTTACAGAACCCGAAGGCAAGTACTGATGCGGATGCAAAATTATCTTTAGCGTTAAAAAAATATGATGAAGCGAATGAATTAAATTATATTTTTGAATTAGCACCAAAGAATAAATTTATTCATAATAATCGTATTTTTGAAATGATTGAAAAACGAAGAACACGATATGAGTGTGTTGAAGTTAGAACAAAAAAGAGGTATTTATTTCATCAAAATGCAGAAGTAGAGGTAATTAAATAA
- a CDS encoding SDR family NAD(P)-dependent oxidoreductase — MAFIDNNIESDRMVVKNIVVTGASRGIGYEMVKLLSEKGHQVLAVSRNISRLEELQKTLNNISVLGVDISDENQLITISKFVKEKWNSVDVLIHNAGAIVNKPFAETSAKEFLEVYKVNVFAVASLTKIMLPYLKAGSHVVAISSMGGIQGSMKFPGLSAYSSSKGAVITLMELLAEEFKEKQIAFNTLALGAVQTEMLAAAFPGYQAPTTPEEMGAYIANFALTGNQFYNGKVLQVSSSTP; from the coding sequence ATGGCTTTTATTGATAATAATATTGAATCAGATAGAATGGTTGTGAAAAATATTGTAGTAACAGGGGCAAGCAGAGGTATTGGATACGAGATGGTAAAGCTTTTGAGTGAAAAAGGACATCAAGTTTTGGCGGTTTCAAGAAATATTTCAAGGCTTGAAGAATTGCAAAAAACACTTAACAACATTTCGGTTTTGGGAGTTGATATCTCTGATGAAAATCAACTAATTACTATTTCAAAGTTTGTAAAAGAAAAATGGAATTCTGTTGATGTTTTAATACATAATGCAGGAGCTATAGTCAACAAGCCATTTGCAGAGACGAGTGCAAAAGAATTTTTAGAAGTTTATAAAGTCAACGTATTTGCTGTGGCAAGCTTGACTAAAATTATGTTACCCTATTTGAAAGCGGGCAGTCATGTTGTAGCTATTAGTAGCATGGGCGGTATTCAAGGAAGTATGAAATTTCCGGGATTATCGGCATACAGTTCTTCAAAAGGAGCAGTTATTACGTTAATGGAATTGTTGGCAGAAGAATTTAAGGAAAAACAAATTGCATTTAACACGTTAGCATTAGGAGCAGTACAAACGGAAATGTTAGCAGCAGCTTTTCCAGGATATCAAGCACCCACAACTCCTGAAGAAATGGGAGCGTATATTGCTAATTTTGCTTTAACAGGTAATCAGTTTTATAATGGTAAAGTGTTGCAAGTGTCGTCTTCAACACCTTAA
- a CDS encoding metal-dependent hydrolase family protein yields MKKLLLSFCLLFSFILSAQNTYLHCGKLIDTKDGKVITEMTVIVSGNKITDVKSGYINPKSKKDNIIDLKSKTVMPGLIDMHVHLEGQLNPKSYIEPFVLNDADIAFDAQGFAKSTLLAGFTTVRDLGGSGVNVSLRNAINQGKVDGPRIFTAEKSLATTGGHADPTNGFSKKLMGNPGPKEGVVNSVEDARKAVRQRYKNGADLIKITATGGVLSVAKSGQNPQFTIEEIKAICETAKDYGMHVAAHAHGDEGMQRAIIGGVKTIEHGTLMSEETMELMKKHDAYYVPTITAGKSVADKAKIKGYFPEIIVPKALAIGPKIQSTFGKAYKKGVSIAFGTDAGVYDHGDNGKEFGYMVEAGMPAIETIQSATITNAKVLEMSTEIGQIKIGFIADIVATDEDPTKNINTMENIVFVMKEGKVYKN; encoded by the coding sequence ATGAAAAAATTACTTCTTAGTTTTTGCCTTTTATTCAGTTTCATTTTATCTGCACAAAACACTTATTTACATTGTGGTAAGCTGATTGACACCAAAGACGGTAAAGTTATTACTGAAATGACAGTTATTGTTTCTGGAAATAAAATTACAGATGTAAAAAGCGGATATATAAATCCGAAATCTAAAAAGGATAATATAATAGATTTAAAATCAAAAACAGTAATGCCAGGTCTAATTGATATGCATGTTCACTTAGAGGGGCAACTGAATCCTAAAAGTTATATTGAACCTTTTGTATTGAACGACGCTGATATAGCTTTTGACGCTCAAGGTTTTGCCAAATCTACTTTATTAGCAGGGTTTACAACTGTTAGAGATCTTGGCGGAAGTGGTGTAAACGTATCTTTACGAAACGCTATTAATCAAGGAAAGGTTGACGGACCTAGAATATTTACTGCTGAAAAATCATTGGCTACAACTGGAGGTCATGCCGACCCTACCAATGGATTTAGTAAGAAACTCATGGGGAATCCTGGACCTAAAGAGGGTGTTGTAAATAGTGTTGAAGATGCTAGAAAAGCCGTGAGACAACGCTATAAAAACGGAGCTGACCTTATAAAAATCACAGCTACAGGAGGCGTATTAAGTGTTGCAAAAAGTGGGCAAAATCCACAATTTACAATAGAAGAAATAAAAGCGATTTGCGAGACGGCTAAAGATTACGGAATGCATGTTGCCGCACATGCTCATGGAGATGAAGGCATGCAAAGAGCCATAATAGGAGGTGTTAAAACTATAGAACACGGTACTTTAATGAGTGAAGAAACCATGGAGCTCATGAAAAAGCATGATGCATACTATGTACCTACAATAACAGCTGGAAAATCAGTTGCCGATAAGGCCAAAATTAAAGGGTACTTTCCTGAAATTATTGTTCCAAAAGCTTTAGCTATTGGACCTAAAATTCAAAGTACTTTTGGTAAAGCCTATAAAAAAGGAGTTTCTATTGCTTTTGGTACGGATGCCGGTGTTTATGACCATGGCGATAATGGTAAAGAATTTGGTTATATGGTTGAAGCTGGAATGCCAGCCATAGAAACCATTCAGTCTGCAACGATTACCAATGCAAAAGTATTAGAAATGTCAACTGAAATTGGTCAAATAAAAATTGGCTTTATAGCTGATATTGTGGCTACGGACGAAGACCCTACTAAAAACATCAACACTATGGAAAATATTGTTTTTGTAATGAAAGAAGGAAAGGTTTATAAAAACTAA
- a CDS encoding glutaminyl-peptide cyclotransferase, which yields MKKHKIILSLVLIASFFGSCGNTYKLKLSSPKSMKINEKLTLSVTEENSKPIDSVRYYLDGKRLPGNKGVTLNTSKLGAHAVSATVFYGEEQKKLTNTILLFAEKSPEIYSYEIVNEYPHDENAFTQGLEYHNGFLYESTGQNGESTLRKVELKTGKMLQKIDLDKRYFGEGMTIYNDKVYMLTWQSGKGFVFNLESFEKEKEFKYDQSKQGWGLTHNGEKLIKSDGTDKIWFLDPETGTEESHIEAYTIDRAVPKLNELEFIDGKIYANVWQRNSLVMINPNTGALEGIADLAGLQEKVGQKGDENVLNGIAYDEENDRLFVTGKDWNTLFEIKLNKK from the coding sequence ATGAAAAAGCATAAAATAATTTTATCGTTGGTATTAATTGCATCATTTTTTGGTTCATGTGGTAACACGTATAAGCTGAAATTGAGTTCACCAAAATCAATGAAAATCAATGAAAAGCTAACACTATCCGTAACTGAAGAAAATAGTAAGCCTATTGATTCTGTTAGATATTATCTAGACGGAAAACGTTTGCCAGGAAATAAGGGGGTTACCTTAAATACAAGTAAATTAGGAGCACATGCCGTTTCTGCGACTGTTTTTTATGGTGAAGAACAGAAAAAATTAACCAATACTATTTTGTTATTTGCTGAAAAATCGCCAGAAATTTATTCGTATGAAATTGTAAATGAATATCCACATGATGAAAATGCTTTTACACAGGGATTAGAGTATCATAATGGGTTTTTATACGAAAGTACCGGACAAAATGGTGAGTCTACTTTAAGAAAGGTGGAGCTAAAAACAGGTAAAATGTTACAAAAAATAGATTTAGATAAGAGATATTTTGGAGAAGGCATGACCATTTACAATGATAAAGTGTACATGTTAACTTGGCAATCAGGAAAAGGATTTGTTTTTAATTTAGAATCTTTTGAGAAGGAAAAAGAGTTTAAATATGATCAAAGTAAGCAGGGATGGGGTTTAACTCATAACGGTGAGAAATTAATAAAATCTGATGGAACCGATAAAATTTGGTTTTTAGATCCAGAAACAGGTACTGAAGAATCTCACATCGAAGCGTATACCATAGATCGAGCGGTACCAAAATTAAATGAATTAGAATTTATTGATGGTAAAATTTATGCCAATGTATGGCAACGCAATAGCTTAGTAATGATTAATCCTAATACAGGTGCATTAGAGGGAATAGCTGATTTGGCAGGATTACAGGAGAAAGTAGGTCAAAAAGGTGATGAAAATGTATTAAATGGAATTGCCTATGACGAGGAAAACGATCGTCTTTTTGTTACAGGAAAAGATTGGAATACTTTATTTGAGATAAAATTAAATAAAAAGTAA
- a CDS encoding type B 50S ribosomal protein L31, which produces MKKGIHPENYRMVAFKDMSNEDVFLTKSTADSKETLEVEGVEYPLIKLEISRTSHPYYTGKVKLVDSAGRIDKFKNKYDKFKKKK; this is translated from the coding sequence ATGAAAAAAGGAATTCATCCTGAAAATTATAGAATGGTAGCTTTTAAAGACATGTCTAACGAAGATGTTTTTTTAACAAAATCTACTGCCGATTCAAAGGAGACGTTAGAAGTTGAAGGTGTTGAGTATCCTTTAATTAAATTAGAGATTTCAAGAACTTCTCACCCTTACTATACTGGTAAAGTTAAATTAGTTGATAGTGCTGGTAGAATTGACAAGTTCAAAAACAAATATGATAAATTCAAAAAGAAAAAATAA
- a CDS encoding glycoside hydrolase family 88 protein codes for MRLTLLIVALFVCNNLYPQKFVKQKVLKSKNSSSETFQSMTFNGSWCWFSDPRAVYFEGKHKRTYSGWVDNYGDIHVGFYDHDTREIKSTVIYDNLEPDDHNNPSILFDEEGKLIVFFNRHMMGVQPLYQIKATKPESIESFGKVKELILNDPALKDMGSLNHTYTNPIKLSAENGRIYLFWRGIDGKPSYSFSDDNGENWSIGKIFFMPERIYGFRRPYTKIYSDGVDKIHFVFTDGHPRKEKENSIYYTYYQKGSFYKADGTKIKDLGGDPLLPTELDMVYSGKKGKAKAWNWDVAQDKEGNAVITYVKFPDDEKHIYCYATYNKGKWNNFDLINSGKWFPDTAEGKKEPEPNYSGGMSIDHENPNTLYLSVHRDSVFEIEKWVTKNGGKSWKVNQLTKGSSKNNIRPFAVRNAKEGNPLQVLWMQNTRYPYFAYLRNADFRGRFHSSIKMGLQSPTIDNPVNKENIINIMRQTADWQLANPRYKINETDWHYGAFYTGLRALSEVTGENRYINQLLNIGEAADWQPMDAVFHADRLTVIDNWAWLYGKFKQPEMIDKSKWVLDMHLARNYKKATDVRFKENPYHLEWWTWCDALFMAPPSFVEMWKVTEDEKYLNYMDTQWWKTSDYLYSKEDSLYYRDDRYFEKRSDNNKKIFWSRGNGWVIAGLARILENLPQEYSNRQKFEQQYKEMALKLLSIQSEDGLWRVSLHDPKYLDMGESSGSSFFTFALAWGINNGLISDKYKPNVKKAWAALCSNVNNEGRLGYVQQVAGDPYPFHEDESHVYATGAFLLAGKEMIELVKE; via the coding sequence ATGAGACTTACCTTGCTAATTGTTGCGTTATTTGTATGCAACAACCTTTACCCACAAAAATTCGTAAAACAAAAAGTATTAAAAAGTAAAAACTCCTCTTCAGAGACCTTTCAGTCCATGACTTTTAATGGATCTTGGTGCTGGTTTTCAGACCCTAGAGCCGTATATTTTGAAGGTAAACACAAGAGAACCTATAGTGGCTGGGTTGACAATTATGGTGATATTCATGTAGGGTTTTATGATCATGATACCAGGGAGATTAAATCGACAGTTATTTATGATAATTTAGAACCAGATGATCACAATAACCCGTCTATTTTATTTGATGAAGAAGGGAAGCTAATTGTATTTTTTAATAGGCATATGATGGGAGTACAACCATTATATCAAATTAAAGCAACTAAACCTGAAAGTATTGAAAGTTTTGGAAAGGTTAAAGAATTAATTTTAAATGACCCCGCTTTAAAGGATATGGGGAGTTTAAATCATACCTATACCAATCCTATCAAATTATCTGCTGAAAATGGACGAATTTACCTTTTTTGGAGAGGTATTGATGGTAAACCTAGCTATTCATTTTCTGATGATAACGGTGAAAACTGGAGTATAGGGAAGATATTCTTTATGCCAGAGCGTATTTATGGTTTTAGACGACCGTATACCAAAATTTATTCTGACGGTGTTGATAAAATTCATTTTGTATTCACAGATGGGCATCCGCGTAAGGAAAAAGAGAACAGCATATATTATACGTATTATCAAAAAGGAAGTTTTTACAAGGCAGATGGTACTAAAATTAAAGATTTAGGAGGGGATCCATTGTTGCCAACAGAATTGGATATGGTTTATAGTGGTAAAAAAGGAAAAGCCAAAGCATGGAACTGGGATGTGGCTCAAGATAAAGAAGGTAATGCCGTAATTACTTACGTTAAATTCCCCGATGATGAAAAACATATTTATTGTTACGCTACCTATAATAAAGGAAAATGGAATAATTTTGATTTAATTAATTCAGGAAAATGGTTTCCAGATACGGCTGAGGGTAAAAAAGAACCTGAACCAAATTATTCTGGTGGTATGAGTATTGATCATGAGAATCCTAATACATTGTACTTATCTGTTCATAGAGATAGTGTTTTTGAAATTGAAAAATGGGTGACCAAAAATGGGGGGAAATCATGGAAAGTAAACCAACTTACCAAAGGTTCTTCTAAAAATAACATTAGACCTTTTGCAGTTCGAAATGCAAAAGAAGGCAATCCCTTACAAGTATTATGGATGCAGAATACAAGATATCCTTATTTTGCTTATTTAAGAAATGCTGACTTCAGAGGGCGTTTTCATTCTTCGATAAAAATGGGATTACAATCTCCAACAATTGATAATCCAGTAAATAAGGAAAACATTATTAATATTATGCGACAAACCGCTGATTGGCAATTAGCAAATCCTCGTTATAAAATAAATGAAACAGATTGGCATTACGGAGCATTTTACACAGGTTTGAGAGCATTGAGTGAAGTGACGGGAGAAAATCGTTACATCAATCAACTTTTAAATATTGGAGAAGCCGCTGATTGGCAGCCGATGGATGCCGTTTTTCATGCTGATCGATTAACGGTGATTGACAATTGGGCCTGGTTGTATGGTAAATTTAAACAACCAGAAATGATTGATAAATCAAAATGGGTGTTGGATATGCATTTGGCTAGAAATTATAAAAAGGCTACAGATGTTCGTTTTAAAGAGAATCCGTATCATTTAGAATGGTGGACATGGTGTGATGCCCTTTTTATGGCACCACCATCATTTGTTGAAATGTGGAAAGTGACTGAAGACGAGAAGTACTTAAATTACATGGATACGCAATGGTGGAAAACCTCCGACTATTTATATTCAAAAGAAGATTCACTGTATTATCGTGATGACCGTTATTTTGAAAAGCGTTCAGACAATAATAAAAAAATATTTTGGTCAAGAGGAAATGGTTGGGTAATTGCCGGGTTAGCAAGGATTCTAGAAAATTTACCTCAGGAGTATAGCAATCGACAAAAATTTGAACAACAATATAAAGAAATGGCTCTAAAGTTACTATCTATTCAGAGTGAAGATGGTCTTTGGAGAGTAAGTTTACACGATCCTAAATATTTAGACATGGGTGAATCTAGCGGTAGCTCTTTCTTTACTTTTGCCTTGGCATGGGGTATAAATAATGGCTTAATTTCAGATAAATATAAACCCAATGTGAAAAAAGCATGGGCGGCTTTATGTAGCAACGTTAATAATGAAGGGCGTTTAGGGTATGTACAACAAGTGGCGGGAGACCCTTATCCATTTCATGAAGATGAGTCACATGTTTATGCTACTGGAGCATTTTTGTTGGCTGGGAAAGAAATGATTGAGCTCGTTAAGGAATAA
- a CDS encoding DUF2892 domain-containing protein, producing the protein MFHKFIKLGIAAAIVVWAVFQFADKHIGNGIALLFLAGIFIFFYFKNEFLLLSFMRLRKQDFPGAQKWLGYIKNPSGALVRKQEGYFNFLHGILVSQTNLTQAEKYFKKALSLGLSMDHDAAMAKLQLAGVAMTKRRKREATNLIAEAKKLDKHGVLNDQIKMMKQQMKKI; encoded by the coding sequence ATGTTTCATAAATTTATAAAATTAGGAATTGCAGCGGCTATTGTAGTATGGGCTGTTTTTCAGTTTGCTGACAAGCACATAGGTAATGGTATTGCTTTATTGTTTTTAGCAGGAATTTTCATTTTTTTTTATTTTAAGAATGAATTTTTGTTGTTGTCATTTATGAGATTACGTAAACAAGATTTTCCAGGAGCACAAAAATGGTTGGGTTATATTAAGAATCCTTCAGGTGCCTTAGTGCGTAAACAAGAAGGTTATTTTAACTTTTTACATGGTATTTTAGTTTCTCAAACTAATTTAACACAAGCGGAAAAATATTTCAAAAAAGCATTGAGCTTAGGTCTATCAATGGATCATGATGCAGCAATGGCTAAATTACAGTTAGCTGGTGTGGCTATGACCAAAAGAAGAAAGCGTGAAGCGACTAATCTAATTGCAGAAGCAAAAAAATTAGATAAGCATGGTGTGCTTAATGATCAGATAAAAATGATGAAGCAACAAATGAAAAAGATTTAA
- a CDS encoding transglycosylase domain-containing protein: protein MLKKILKYLIISLTLLAVLLGLFLTSIYYGVFGPIHTIDELKAFKNQTATLVLSEDDELLGKFFSENRTNIKYEQLPKHLINALVATEDARYFEHDGVDSRSLLRVLFKTILFRDKGSGGGSTINQQLVKNMYGRKNHGPLSMLVNKSKEAFLAYRLEKIYSKEDILTLYLNTVPFGENVLGIEAASRRFFNKSIEEIKIEEAAILVGMLKANTYYNPRIYPDNAKRRRNVVLTQLEKYNYITAKIKDSLQKIPLQLDYANLESEGPANYFLVQVKDEVNKILEDYNNDNNTDLTSNKDGLIITTTLNLQLQNQALNAFKSHLSAMQTRLRKQYRSGNSLKTLNRLITKELNRLKLADKANEIQNRELFSWDGVYTDSISIRDSISQSLTLLHAGLLALDPQTGAVKTWVGGIDFGTQPYDQVFAQRQIASTFKPILYASGLEQGIMPCSYLDNKSLIISDFDNWQPSNYDNSTGGNYSMAAALAKSMNIPTVNLFLNIPFANLEKLWKDLGFMSELPKKPSVALGTANSSIYELSRAYSAFANGGYLVEPKTVLSIKTADGNIIYENKLLKPTEKDRVISNNTSILLSAMLQKAINEGTGTSLKNKYGINIPIAGKTGTSQDYADAWFAAYTPKLVIVSRVGASSPSIRFNSGTYGSGSKLALPLVGKTLQNVKKQYSASFAPLPEQYADALDCEDYLEDSKFNLFFENLFNKNNTTLEKEQRKAERKAKREQRRAERKSN from the coding sequence ATGTTAAAAAAAATACTAAAATATTTAATAATAAGCCTGACGTTGCTGGCTGTTTTACTCGGTCTCTTTTTAACATCAATATATTATGGTGTATTTGGCCCAATTCACACCATAGATGAATTAAAAGCTTTTAAAAATCAGACAGCCACTTTAGTATTATCGGAAGATGATGAGTTATTAGGGAAGTTTTTTTCAGAAAACAGAACAAACATTAAATATGAACAGTTACCAAAACACTTAATTAATGCCTTAGTTGCTACTGAAGATGCGAGATATTTTGAGCATGACGGTGTTGATTCTCGGAGTTTATTAAGAGTGCTTTTTAAAACAATTCTGTTTCGTGATAAGGGCTCTGGTGGAGGAAGCACCATCAATCAACAATTGGTAAAAAACATGTATGGCCGTAAAAATCATGGACCTTTAAGCATGCTAGTTAACAAAAGTAAAGAAGCTTTTTTGGCGTATCGACTAGAAAAAATATACTCTAAAGAGGATATCCTTACGCTTTATTTAAATACGGTACCTTTTGGGGAAAATGTCTTAGGTATTGAAGCTGCATCTAGACGTTTTTTTAACAAATCTATTGAAGAAATAAAAATTGAAGAAGCTGCTATACTTGTGGGGATGTTAAAGGCAAATACCTATTATAACCCCAGAATATATCCGGACAACGCTAAAAGAAGAAGAAACGTAGTATTAACACAATTAGAAAAGTACAATTATATTACGGCAAAAATAAAAGATTCTCTTCAAAAAATTCCATTACAACTCGATTATGCCAATTTAGAATCAGAAGGGCCTGCAAATTATTTTTTAGTTCAGGTTAAAGATGAAGTTAATAAAATTTTAGAAGATTACAATAATGACAATAACACAGACCTCACTTCGAACAAGGATGGACTTATTATTACCACAACACTTAATTTACAATTACAAAACCAAGCACTAAATGCATTTAAAAGCCATTTAAGTGCAATGCAAACTCGCTTACGAAAACAATACCGTTCAGGAAATAGTTTAAAAACCTTAAATAGGCTAATTACAAAAGAACTAAACCGTTTAAAATTAGCGGATAAAGCCAATGAAATACAAAATAGAGAATTGTTTAGTTGGGATGGTGTTTATACGGATTCAATATCTATACGTGATAGCATAAGTCAATCATTAACTTTACTACATGCCGGCTTACTAGCCTTAGATCCTCAAACAGGAGCGGTAAAAACATGGGTTGGAGGTATTGACTTTGGAACCCAACCATACGATCAAGTTTTTGCTCAGCGTCAAATCGCTTCAACTTTTAAACCCATCTTATATGCCTCTGGTTTAGAACAAGGAATTATGCCGTGTTCCTATTTGGATAATAAATCGTTAATTATTTCTGATTTTGATAATTGGCAACCGAGTAATTATGACAATTCAACGGGTGGCAATTATTCGATGGCAGCCGCTTTAGCTAAATCTATGAATATCCCTACAGTAAATTTATTTTTAAATATCCCATTTGCCAATTTAGAAAAGTTATGGAAAGATTTAGGTTTCATGTCAGAATTACCTAAAAAACCATCTGTAGCACTAGGTACAGCAAATTCAAGCATCTATGAATTGAGTAGAGCTTATAGTGCATTTGCCAATGGTGGTTATTTAGTAGAACCTAAGACTGTTTTAAGTATTAAAACAGCAGATGGAAATATAATATATGAAAACAAATTATTAAAGCCAACTGAAAAAGATAGAGTAATTAGTAACAACACCTCCATATTACTTTCGGCTATGTTACAAAAGGCTATAAATGAAGGAACCGGAACTTCATTAAAAAACAAATATGGTATAAATATTCCAATTGCAGGTAAAACAGGCACATCACAAGACTATGCGGATGCCTGGTTTGCTGCTTATACCCCAAAATTAGTAATCGTATCTAGAGTCGGTGCTTCCTCACCAAGCATTAGATTTAACTCGGGTACATACGGATCTGGAAGTAAACTGGCTCTCCCACTAGTAGGAAAAACATTGCAAAATGTAAAAAAGCAATACAGTGCTTCCTTCGCCCCTCTTCCTGAGCAATATGCAGATGCCTTAGACTGCGAAGATTATTTAGAAGACTCAAAATTTAATTTATTTTTTGAGAATCTATTTAACAAGAATAATACTACACTAGAAAAAGAACAACGTAAAGCAGAACGTAAGGCAAAAAGGGAACAGAGAAGAGCCGAACGTAAATCTAATTAA